A single Loxodonta africana isolate mLoxAfr1 chromosome 24, mLoxAfr1.hap2, whole genome shotgun sequence DNA region contains:
- the GHRH gene encoding somatoliberin: protein MLLWVFFLVVLTLSSDAHCSPPSLPLRTRRYADAIFTNSYRKVLGQLSARKLLQDIMSRQQGEQNQEQGARVRLGRQVESMWADQKQMALESVLVALLQKHR from the exons ATGCTGCTCTGGGTGTTCTTCCTCGTGGTCCTCACTCTCAGCAGTGATGCCCACTGCTCCCCACCGTCTCTGCCCCTCAG GACACGGCGGTATGCAGATGCCATCTTTACCAACAGCTACCGGAAGGTGCTGGGCCAGCTGTCTGCCCGCAAGCTACTCCAGGACATCATGAGCAGGCAGCAGGG AGAGCAAAACCAGGAGCAAGGAGCAAGGGTGCGCCTTGGCCGTCAAGTGGAGAGCATGTGGGCAGACCAAAAGCAGATGGCATTGGAGAGCGTCCTGGTGGCCCTGCTGCAGAAACACAGGTAG